Below is a window of Chloroflexota bacterium DNA.
TCCCCCGCCGGCTCCACCGCCTGGGTGATGATGCCTGGCGAGGGCAAGAAGCCCTGCTTGGGGTCCTCGGCATAGACCCGGCATTCAATGGCCGCCCCGGTGACCGGGTGGGCCACCTCCAGGCCCATGTGCACGGAGTTCCCTGCGGCTATGTGAAGCTGTTGCTCCACCAGGTCAATCCCCCTCACCATCTCGGTGACCGGGTGCTCCACCTGGAGGCGGCAGTTGATCTCAATTACATAGAAGTTCCCCCGCCGGTCCAGGAGGAACTCCACCGTTCCCGCCCCCACGAAGTTCACCGCCCGGGCTATGCGGAGGGCTGCCTCCCTCATCTGGAGCTGCAATGTCTCATCCCGGTGGAGCCGGGCACAGGGGGCCTCCTCAATCAGCTTCTGATGGCGGCGCTGAATTGTGCACTCCCTCTCCCCCAGGGCAATCACCCTTCCATAGGAATCGCCCAGGAGCTGGACCTCCACATGCTTGGCATCCTTGGCCCACTTCTCCACATAGAAATTGCTCAGGTCACCATTCCTGCCTATCCGCTCCAGCAGGGGAAAGAGCTCAGCCTCGTTCTTCACCATCTGGATGCCCCTGCCCCCCCCGCTGTAGGCCGACGGTTTCAAATAGACCGGGTATCCTACCTGCGCGCAGACCAGGCGGAACTCTTCTGGGCTCTTCAAAGGCTCCAGGCTGCCCGGGAGGACAGGCACCCCGATGGAGCTGGCCAGCTTCCTCACATGCAGTTTGTGCCCCGCCTGGCGCAGGACGGAGGAAGGGGAACCGATGAAGATGAAGCCCGACTCCTCACAGGCCCGGGCA
It encodes the following:
- a CDS encoding ATP-grasp domain-containing protein, which encodes ARACEESGFIFIGSPSSVLRQAGHKLHVRKLASSIGVPVLPGSLEPLKSPEEFRLVCAQVGYPVYLKPSAYSGGGRGIQMVKNEAELFPLLERIGRNGDLSNFYVEKWAKDAKHVEVQLLGDSYGRVIALGERECTIQRRHQKLIEEAPCARLHRDETLQLQMREAALRIARAVNFVGAGTVEFLLDRRGNFYVIEINCRLQVEHPVTEMVRGIDLVEQQLHIAAGNSVHMGLEVAHPVTGAAIECRVYAEDPKQGFLPSPGIITQAVEPAGEGVRVDSALYSGMEVTPYYDSMLAKVITWGKDRPQALERMRGALKGFVLEGIKHTIPFCLAVLEDPKFISGDYNYSLASNITR